In Anabas testudineus chromosome 12, fAnaTes1.2, whole genome shotgun sequence, one genomic interval encodes:
- the LOC113158200 gene encoding seizure 6-like protein, whose translation MPPDACSVGYRLRNTLSAVLWIGLLWSTVTAGDKEAPTATHSTPSLVMTPGSTKESSLNSKSSSSAAGGLLHSVLAQKGRLTSQKGAIVPSALPQNLLPLLGRGLSISSLPGSHSPEHQNGGLLSRVKPPASAAVSGRGSGPTEPPASDTHSLLPHTQTHSLEQDTEIPTQATMLDMGTETPSSAVSSCMVNFSDPEGYIDSSEDPPLPDSAFVHCTYTVTVYTGYGVELQVKSVNLSEGEQLSIRGMDQQGSLLVLANQTLLVEGQVIRSPTNTLSVYYRSALEGTMGIFQLHYQIFRLSCPLPKRPHFGEVSVLDLLPGGTARFHCHMGYHLQGEMLLTCLNASLPVWSSKEPSCRALCGGTIKNATVGRVLSPSPHHGPNATQDRSCSWSLEAPKDQRLHLHLERLALGPTDRLVLWSGLDAGSVVLFDSGRGGQIPFEGVISEGPAVRIQFITDQPNHNMGFNIRFEAFERGHCYEPYLQNGNFTTSDPLYGVGAVVQFTCDPGHSLEQGPPVIECISARDPYWNDTEPLCKAQCGGDLTGPGGVILSPNWPEWYGEGEDCSWRIHVGEDKRVLLDVQLLNISDSDMLTITDGDEVTTRILGRYVGGSSPFKLSSTTPDLTVTFHSDPAGLVFGKGEGFIINYMEVSRNDSCPDLPEIQNGWKTTSHIALVRGARITYQCDPGYDLVGWETLTCQLDLSWSSQPPFCEKIMYCSDPGHVEHSTRSLSDPKLLVGTTIQYSCNAGFILQGSATITCYGREPGTPVWTSRLPHCVSEDSVSCENPGLPDNGYQILSKRLYLPGESLTFVCYQGYELIGEVAIKCILGNPSFWSGPLPLCRANHDCFGNHALEVAEATAGSSLDGGNIALAIFILVLLLSVLLGGAYVYVTRCRYNSNLRLPLIYPHPYRQITVETEFDNPLYETGGDTREYEVSI comes from the exons ATAAAGAAGCCCCCACAGCCACCCACTCCACCCCATCTCTAGTCATGACACCAGGGAGCACAAAAGAAAGCAGCCTCAACAGCAAAAGCTCCAGCTCCGCAGCCGGAGGTTTGCTGCACTCAGTTCTGGCTCAAAAAGGACGACTCACCTCCCAGAAAGGGGCGATCGTCCCCTCTGCTCTGCCCCAGAACCTGCTCCCTCTGCTGGGCAGAGGACTCAGCATCAGCTCCCTCCCTGGAAGCCATTCCCCTGAGCATCAAAACGGGGGATTACTGAGCAGAGTAAAACCCCCAGCATCAGCTGCAGTGTCAGGCCGAGGCAGTGGTCCAACCGAGCCTCCTgcttcagacacacactcactgctgcctcacacacaaacacacagccttGAACAAGACACCGAGATCCCCACTCAGGCCACGATGCTGGACATGGGCACTGAGACACCTTCCTCAG CTGTGTCGAGCTGCATGGTGAATTTCTCAGACCCAGAGGGATACATAGACTCGTCTGAAGACCCCCCTCTGCCCGACAGCGCCTTCGTACACTGCACATACACAGTGACTGTGTACACCGGCTACGGAGTGGAGCTGCAG GTGAAGAGTGTGAACCTCTCAGAGGGTGAGCAGCTGTCCATCAGGGGTATGGATCAACAAGGGTCCCTGCTGGTTTTGGCCAATCAGACGCTGCTAGTTGAAGGTCAGGTGATCCGCAGTCCCACCAACACTCTGTCCGTCTATTACCGCTCTGCACTGGAGGGAACCATGGGCATCTTCCAGCTGCACTATCAGA TTTTCAGGCTGAGCTGTCCCCTACCGAAGAGGCCTCACTTTGGGGAGGTGTCTGTGCTGGACCTGCTCCCTGGAGGCACCGCTCGCTTTCACTGCCACATGGGTTACCACCTGCAGGGGGAGATGCTGCTCACCTGCCTCAACGCCTCCCTGCCCGTGTGGAGCAGCAAGGAGCCGAGCTGCAGGG CTCTTTGTGGGGGAACAATAAAAAATGCGACAGTGGGGAGGGTCCTGTCCCCTTCTCCCCATCATGGGCCTAATGCCACCCAGGATCGCTCCTGCTCCTGGTCTCTGGAGGCACCCAAGGACCAGAGGTTGCACCTCCACCTGGAGAGACTGGCTTTGGGACCCACTGACAG GCTGGTGTTGTGGAGCGGACTGGACGCCGGCTCTGTGGTGCTGTTCGACTCGGGTCGGGGGGGACAGATTCCATTTGAGGGGGTAATCAGTGAGGGTCCAGCTGTGAGGATCCAGTTCATTACTGATCAGCCCAACCACAACATGGGATTCAACATCCGCTTTGAAG CTTTCGAGCGTGGTCACTGCTACGAGCCGTACCTCCAGAATGGAAACTTCACAACCTCTGACCCTCTGTACGGAGTCGGAGCTGTGGTTCAGTTTACTTGTGACCCGGGCCACTCTCTGGAACAAGGCCCCCCCGTTATCGAGTGCATCAGTGCACGGGATCCATACTGGAACGACACGGAGCCGCTGTGCAAAG CCCAGTGTGGAGGAGACCTGACTGGTCCAGGAGGAGTGATTCTGTCTCCAAACTGGCCGGAGTGGTACGGAGAGGGAGAGGACTGCAGCTGGAGGATACATGTTGGGGAGGATAAACGAGTGCTGCTTGATGTACAGCT actgaacatcagtgacagtgacatgcTGACCATCACTGACGGCGACGAGGTCACGACACGGATCCTGGGGCGGTACGTGGGGGGTAGCAGCCCCTTCAAGCTGTCCTCCACCACCCCTGACCTGACTGTCACCTTCCATTCGGATCCAGCCGGGCTTGTCTTTGGCAAGGGCGAAGGCTTCATCATCAACTACATGG AGGTGTCTCGTAACGACTCCTGTCCAGACCTGCCCGAGATCCAGAACGGCTGGAAGACGACGTCCCATATTGCACTGGTGCGAGGGGCTCGTATCACGTACCAGTGTGATCCTGGTTATGACCTGGTCGGGTGGGAGACTCTCACCTGTCAGTTAGACCTCTCCTGGAGCTCACAGCCCCCGTTCTGTGAAAAGA TCATGTACTGTTCCGATCCTGGCCACGTGGAGCACTCCACCAGGTCTCTGTCAGACCCTAAACTCCTGGTGGGGACAACCATTCAGTACAGCTGCAACGCCGGCTTCATCTTGCAGGGCAGCGCCACCATCACCTGCTACGGCCGCGAGCCAGGGACGCCTGTGTGGACGTCTCGACTCCctcactgtgttt CTGAGGATTCAGTTTCCTGTGAAAACCCCGGTCTCCCTGACAACGGCTACCAGATCCTGTCCAAGAGGCTTTACCTGCCCGGCGAGTCGCTCACCTTTGTTTGTTACCAGGGTTACGAGCTCATTGGAGAGGTTGCAATAAAATGCATCCTAGGAAACCCTtccttttggagtggcccacTTCCGCTCTGCAGGG CCAACCATGACTGCTTTGGTAACCATGCTTTGGAAG TTGCAGAGGCGACTGCAGGCTCCTCTCTGGATGGAGGGAACATAGCTCTGGCCATCTTCATCCTTGTTCTTCTGCTCTCCGTGCTGCTGGGTGGTGCTTATGTCTATGTCACACG GTGCCGATATAACTCCAACTTAAGGCTGCCTCTCATCTACCCCCACCCTTACCGACAGATCACTGTGGAGACAGAGTTTGACAACCCGCTCTATGAGACAGGAGGA GACACTCGTGAATATGAAGTATCAATATGA